A single window of Archangium gephyra DNA harbors:
- a CDS encoding FMN-binding protein: MSVVRGMMVKHFALVLLVGLWLGASLPARAAGTFFTTPQVLKEFFPKSQRVTYRKVKLGPPELAAVQGRLGYKPAKPEYVIFVATTGEHVDGYAIIDEELGQHEQITFAVKLSPEGVVERHEVMVYRESYGQEITDARFRRQFQGKTAKDPVRAGVDVDVVTGATISSRSMAMGVRRALVLLDELILKPDLGTPKG; the protein is encoded by the coding sequence ATGAGCGTGGTAAGGGGAATGATGGTGAAGCACTTCGCGCTGGTGCTGCTGGTGGGGTTGTGGCTCGGGGCATCGCTGCCCGCGCGGGCGGCGGGCACGTTCTTCACGACGCCGCAGGTGCTCAAGGAGTTCTTCCCCAAGAGCCAGCGCGTCACCTACCGCAAGGTGAAGCTCGGTCCCCCCGAGCTGGCCGCGGTGCAGGGGCGGCTTGGCTACAAGCCGGCGAAGCCCGAGTACGTCATCTTCGTGGCCACCACGGGCGAGCACGTGGACGGCTACGCCATCATCGACGAGGAGCTGGGCCAGCACGAGCAGATCACCTTCGCGGTGAAGCTGTCGCCCGAGGGCGTGGTCGAGCGTCACGAGGTGATGGTGTACCGGGAGTCGTACGGCCAGGAGATCACCGACGCGCGCTTCCGCCGCCAGTTCCAGGGGAAGACGGCGAAGGATCCGGTGCGGGCGGGGGTGGACGTCGACGTGGTGACGGGAGCGACCATCTCGTCGAGGTCGATGGCCATGGGGGTGCGCCGCGCGCTCGTGCTGCTGGACGAGCTCATTCTCAAGCCCGATCTGGGTACGCCCAAGGGGTAG
- a CDS encoding glycosyltransferase family 39 protein, producing the protein MTARVLALPRLLPDLDAVNFARSLSRFELAAQAPHFPGYPVYVALARLASAAGASEVLALALPGLVLGAAAIGALGLVLRRYLGDTGALVASALLALLPLPVLFGATPGSDGTGLAFLVLAACAALRVADSAPRMAVLAGAVAGVALGARPSFLPALLGLALVVPRGRRLAALAGGGIGVGAWLVPLVVLTGPAELLRICSGFLLGHAGKWGGTVAVRPDLGWRLEHFGFDILGAGLGLPWPGVGGDSVAVLTARLLLALGLTASLVALAHAALRASLSATERRVALLALVLGGPYAAWMFLGQNLLKARHALPVVLALSLLAAVGVAVLARARPSRVSVSVAGALAVSTVAVMLPVALEQGREPSPAARLVAHVSSTLAPSGMLLFTGEEARLFEHYVPHFRAGRPATGEQLRREVERVAAAGADVYVTSTAPGAESLAPHLEPVSRFTCNRRMRSHAHDIVLFHYRPAPPARPEKVL; encoded by the coding sequence GTGACCGCACGCGTGCTCGCGCTGCCCAGGCTCCTGCCGGACCTGGATGCGGTGAACTTCGCGCGCTCCCTCAGCCGCTTCGAGCTCGCCGCGCAGGCTCCGCACTTCCCGGGCTACCCGGTGTACGTGGCCCTGGCGCGGCTCGCCTCGGCTGCTGGTGCCTCCGAGGTGCTGGCGCTGGCCCTGCCCGGACTCGTCCTCGGAGCGGCGGCCATTGGCGCGCTGGGCCTCGTGCTGCGGCGGTACCTTGGGGACACCGGGGCGCTGGTGGCCTCGGCCCTGTTGGCCCTGCTGCCCCTGCCCGTGCTCTTCGGCGCCACCCCGGGCTCGGATGGGACGGGCCTCGCGTTCCTGGTGCTCGCCGCCTGTGCCGCACTGCGCGTGGCCGACTCCGCGCCCCGGATGGCGGTGCTGGCGGGCGCGGTGGCGGGTGTGGCGCTCGGGGCCCGGCCTTCGTTCCTCCCGGCGCTGCTCGGGCTCGCCCTGGTGGTGCCTCGTGGCCGGCGGCTGGCGGCGCTCGCGGGCGGTGGCATTGGCGTGGGGGCGTGGCTCGTTCCCCTGGTGGTCCTCACGGGCCCGGCGGAGCTGCTGCGCATCTGCTCGGGCTTCCTGCTCGGCCACGCGGGCAAGTGGGGCGGCACCGTGGCCGTGCGCCCGGACCTCGGCTGGCGCCTGGAGCACTTCGGCTTCGACATCCTGGGCGCGGGTCTCGGGCTGCCCTGGCCTGGCGTGGGCGGTGACTCCGTGGCCGTGCTGACCGCGCGGCTCCTCCTGGCGCTCGGCCTGACCGCGTCCCTGGTGGCGCTCGCCCACGCGGCGCTGCGTGCGTCGCTGTCCGCCACCGAGCGTCGCGTGGCCCTGCTGGCACTGGTGCTCGGAGGCCCCTACGCGGCGTGGATGTTCCTCGGGCAGAACCTGCTCAAGGCGCGCCATGCCCTGCCCGTGGTGCTCGCGCTGTCCCTGCTGGCCGCGGTGGGCGTGGCGGTGCTCGCCCGCGCCCGGCCGTCCCGGGTCTCTGTCTCCGTGGCCGGAGCCCTCGCCGTGAGCACCGTGGCCGTCATGCTGCCCGTGGCACTCGAGCAGGGCCGCGAGCCCTCGCCCGCGGCGCGGCTGGTGGCGCACGTGTCCTCCACGCTGGCTCCGTCCGGCATGCTGCTCTTCACCGGCGAGGAGGCGCGGCTCTTCGAGCATTACGTGCCCCACTTCCGCGCGGGCCGTCCCGCCACGGGCGAGCAGCTGCGCCGCGAGGTGGAGCGCGTGGCCGCCGCCGGGGCGGACGTCTACGTCACCTCCACCGCTCCCGGGGCCGAGTCGCTCGCGCCCCACCTGGAGCCCGTGTCGCGCTTCACGTGCAACCGGCGTATGCGCTCGCACGCCCACGACATCGTCCTCTTCCACTACCGGCCCGCGCCGCCGGCCCGTCCCGAGAAGGTCCTCTGA
- a CDS encoding FAD:protein FMN transferase codes for MMLSALLVVVVAAAPAVRVRTETRPMMGTTVTVTLVGGTPEKAREGFDAAFGAFERVNQVMNEWRPDSELSAVNRKAGDGEWVTVPEDLCAALRRGVQGAEQTGGLFDPTWAALRGMWRFGTDLTPALPDAAELKKRCALISYKDLEFAPAADGGAPGCGVRLKRAGMQLGLGGLAKGWGVDEAVKKLRGQGFKDFFVQAGGDFYAAGKKAGRPWKVGIRDPRGEPDSVFAVLEVSDAAFSTSGDYENFFVLEGKRYHHIIDPRMCYPATASRSATVLAPSAVDAEVLTKSVFILGGQEGLALAEKHGASAVVVTGDNQVLVSPRLEKRLKRLKPPSP; via the coding sequence ATGATGCTGAGTGCCCTGCTGGTGGTGGTCGTGGCCGCTGCACCCGCTGTGCGAGTCCGCACCGAGACGCGTCCGATGATGGGGACGACGGTGACGGTGACGCTGGTGGGAGGCACGCCGGAGAAGGCGCGCGAGGGGTTCGACGCGGCCTTCGGCGCCTTCGAGCGCGTCAACCAGGTGATGAACGAGTGGCGCCCGGACAGCGAGCTGTCGGCGGTGAACCGCAAGGCGGGAGATGGGGAGTGGGTGACGGTGCCCGAGGACCTGTGCGCGGCGCTGAGGCGCGGGGTGCAGGGAGCGGAGCAGACGGGAGGGCTGTTCGACCCGACATGGGCGGCGCTGCGGGGAATGTGGAGATTCGGGACGGACCTGACCCCTGCCCTACCGGACGCGGCCGAGCTGAAGAAGCGGTGCGCGCTCATCTCGTACAAGGATCTGGAGTTCGCACCGGCGGCGGACGGAGGGGCGCCCGGGTGCGGCGTGCGGCTGAAGCGCGCGGGGATGCAGCTGGGACTGGGAGGCCTGGCGAAGGGCTGGGGCGTGGACGAAGCGGTGAAGAAGCTACGGGGACAGGGGTTCAAGGACTTCTTCGTGCAGGCCGGGGGAGACTTCTACGCGGCGGGGAAGAAGGCGGGCCGGCCGTGGAAGGTGGGGATCCGGGATCCGCGAGGCGAGCCGGACAGTGTCTTCGCGGTGCTCGAGGTCTCCGACGCGGCGTTCTCGACCAGTGGGGACTACGAGAACTTCTTCGTGCTGGAGGGCAAGCGCTACCACCACATCATCGATCCACGGATGTGCTACCCGGCGACGGCCTCGCGCTCGGCGACGGTGCTCGCCCCGAGTGCGGTGGACGCGGAGGTGCTGACCAAGTCCGTGTTCATCCTCGGAGGCCAGGAGGGACTGGCGCTTGCGGAGAAGCACGGCGCCTCTGCGGTGGTGGTGACGGGGGACAACCAGGTGCTGGTCTCACCCAGGTTGGAGAAGAGGCTTAAGCGACTGAAACCACCCAGCCCCTGA
- a CDS encoding Y-family DNA polymerase, whose protein sequence is MRLGYLHFSRFPVQRKVIELPELAGRPFVLVEEVRGQQRVACASTSALKAGVKQGMTVTAATALEPALRHFPYRPEEERRALVGIGEMLMGLAPGFQLSEPDGLWFDASAANLAKGEEGLCAKVLAQCSELGWRGRVVVASEKFTARALARHGAPRMSVVPEGESAQALAPLPLSALEGPEQTAFAALGLMTLGEVAGLPVGAVTARGGAAGMRAHARCRGGDETPFIAEVLEEVLEERLTLEWAAESLEPLQFALKTVLDRLCGRLGGRKRAAVRLNLTLKLDPSGQAVVPLTLARPTAQAKMLLELTRHRLSDVRLEGPVAGLILRVEEDCEDRGQQLALGDAPEGDAALEVVLSRLATALGEDALFMAALEDTHRPEDAYETKTFRPPPMRRGLEGELLQPVEAAEPVPEVMRERPSRMLGTPATIDVEITASGELLAARLGGRRRRVMALVGPERLSGDWWDARPYSRDYYRVHFEGLGPAWVFRDARDGRFYLQGLFD, encoded by the coding sequence ATGCGGTTGGGGTATCTGCACTTTTCGCGCTTTCCGGTGCAGCGCAAGGTCATCGAGCTGCCGGAGCTGGCGGGCAGGCCGTTCGTGCTGGTGGAGGAGGTACGAGGCCAGCAGCGGGTGGCGTGCGCGTCCACGAGTGCGCTGAAGGCGGGAGTGAAGCAGGGGATGACGGTGACGGCGGCGACGGCGCTGGAGCCGGCGCTGAGACATTTCCCGTACCGGCCGGAGGAGGAGCGGCGGGCGCTGGTGGGCATTGGCGAGATGCTGATGGGGCTGGCGCCGGGCTTCCAGCTGTCGGAGCCGGACGGGCTGTGGTTCGACGCGAGCGCGGCGAACCTGGCGAAGGGGGAGGAGGGGCTGTGCGCGAAGGTGCTGGCACAGTGCTCGGAGCTGGGGTGGAGGGGGAGGGTGGTGGTGGCCTCGGAGAAGTTCACCGCGAGGGCGCTGGCGAGGCATGGGGCGCCGCGGATGAGCGTGGTGCCGGAAGGAGAGAGCGCGCAGGCGCTGGCGCCGCTGCCGCTGAGTGCGCTGGAGGGCCCGGAGCAGACGGCGTTCGCGGCGCTCGGGCTGATGACGCTGGGCGAGGTGGCGGGGCTGCCGGTGGGAGCGGTGACGGCGCGAGGCGGCGCGGCGGGGATGAGGGCGCACGCGCGCTGCCGGGGCGGGGATGAGACGCCGTTCATCGCGGAGGTGCTGGAAGAGGTGCTGGAGGAGCGGCTGACGCTGGAGTGGGCGGCCGAGTCGCTGGAGCCACTGCAATTCGCGCTGAAGACGGTGCTGGACCGGCTGTGCGGGCGGCTGGGAGGCCGGAAGCGCGCGGCGGTGCGGCTGAACCTGACGTTGAAGCTGGACCCGTCGGGACAGGCGGTGGTGCCGCTGACGCTGGCGAGGCCGACGGCGCAGGCGAAGATGCTGCTGGAGCTGACGCGGCACCGGCTGTCGGACGTGCGGCTCGAGGGACCGGTGGCGGGGCTGATCCTCCGGGTGGAGGAGGACTGCGAGGACCGGGGCCAGCAACTGGCGTTGGGAGACGCACCCGAGGGAGACGCGGCGCTGGAGGTGGTGCTCTCGCGGCTGGCGACGGCGCTGGGCGAGGACGCGCTCTTCATGGCGGCGCTGGAGGACACGCACCGGCCCGAGGACGCGTATGAGACCAAGACCTTCCGGCCACCGCCCATGAGGCGCGGACTGGAGGGCGAGCTGCTGCAGCCGGTGGAGGCGGCGGAGCCGGTGCCCGAGGTGATGCGGGAGAGGCCCTCGCGGATGCTGGGGACGCCGGCCACGATCGACGTGGAGATAACGGCCTCGGGAGAGCTGCTGGCGGCGAGGCTGGGAGGGCGGAGGCGCCGGGTGATGGCGCTGGTGGGCCCGGAGCGGCTGAGCGGGGACTGGTGGGACGCGAGGCCGTACAGCCGCGACTACTACCGGGTGCACTTCGAGGGACTGGGCCCGGCGTGGGTGTTCCGGGACGCGCGGGACGGCCGCTTCTACCTCCAGGGTCTCTTCGATTGA
- a CDS encoding ImuA family protein, producing the protein MSATAEKASVTVEALREQIRRLQAAPRKYLAALRTGVEAFDELLPGGGLPLGQVVELWGEAASGRTSLALRAVASAHREGRLCAYVDGPGELYPPAAVAAGVDPARLLMVRPKTAEQLAWSAVQLVRSGAFACVVLDLTRGPKGAGGVRLSPAEGKRLMDAAVRGGSLLLLLTAPEAPGDGMMRLRTEARDEDGLSVEVVRSRQGGIGARTLVPWKALYPELEGGEAPWGSELPPAEDVTVPELPREQPPSEGHRGILWQRPGRDTPMPSLRASLEAGTALH; encoded by the coding sequence ATGAGTGCGACGGCCGAGAAGGCATCGGTGACGGTGGAGGCGCTGAGGGAGCAGATCCGCCGGTTGCAAGCGGCGCCGAGGAAGTACCTGGCGGCGCTGAGGACGGGGGTGGAGGCCTTTGACGAGCTGCTGCCGGGGGGAGGGCTGCCGTTGGGGCAGGTGGTGGAGCTGTGGGGGGAGGCGGCCTCGGGGAGGACGAGCCTGGCCTTGAGGGCGGTGGCGTCGGCGCACCGGGAAGGGCGGCTGTGCGCGTACGTGGATGGACCTGGAGAGCTCTACCCGCCGGCGGCGGTGGCAGCGGGGGTAGACCCTGCCCGGCTGCTGATGGTGCGGCCGAAGACGGCGGAGCAGCTGGCGTGGTCGGCGGTGCAGCTGGTGAGGAGCGGGGCCTTCGCGTGCGTGGTGCTGGATCTGACGCGGGGTCCCAAGGGCGCGGGAGGAGTGCGACTGTCCCCGGCGGAGGGCAAGCGGCTGATGGACGCGGCGGTGCGAGGCGGGAGCCTGCTGCTGCTGCTGACGGCGCCGGAGGCCCCGGGGGACGGGATGATGAGGCTGCGCACGGAGGCGCGAGACGAGGACGGCCTGTCGGTGGAGGTGGTGCGAAGCCGGCAGGGAGGAATCGGTGCTCGAACGCTGGTGCCGTGGAAGGCGCTCTATCCGGAGCTGGAGGGAGGCGAGGCCCCGTGGGGGTCGGAGCTGCCGCCAGCGGAGGACGTGACGGTGCCGGAGCTCCCGAGGGAGCAGCCTCCGTCCGAGGGACATCGGGGAATCCTGTGGCAGCGCCCGGGCCGTGACACGCCGATGCCGTCGTTGCGGGCGAGCCTGGAAGCGGGCACGGCGCTGCACTGA
- a CDS encoding vWA domain-containing protein yields MMHSIRTSALLATALWGVACTSPVEEPGSTLPGRCQSDAPLISAQKTDLLFVIDNSGSMAEEQAAIATELPAFLEELQRGNAVEQDFRVGVITTSVYLRAFYDNREQLTDFPEQAGRLRPVPDERERPTAERYLDEGDPELLAKFRRLVKVGTSGSGQETPFEAVRLAVTPPLTTTPLGEGGNGGFLRDGARLLVVVVSDEEDCSSTERPSPVILTEDTSRDLCSEQSDRLTPVREYVRIFRNLEDGTGSTREVLWATIGPVGLTDKAVGTVLDRTPTGTFVRNVDCPTSYGPGFRQREMASQFDTGLKNLDSICRTSFRETLVSIATLARTSQSIEVVNLPDARLAQVRVTREDGSVQTCSVVGGDLTYEPSAGGRAARLYFQSSCPRMPTDQKLEVKLLCAN; encoded by the coding sequence ATGATGCATTCCATCCGTACGAGCGCGCTGTTGGCCACCGCCCTGTGGGGTGTGGCGTGTACGTCGCCGGTGGAGGAGCCCGGCTCCACGTTGCCGGGCCGGTGTCAGTCGGACGCCCCGCTGATCTCCGCCCAGAAGACGGATCTGCTCTTCGTCATCGACAACTCGGGCTCGATGGCCGAGGAGCAGGCGGCCATCGCGACCGAGCTGCCCGCGTTCCTGGAGGAGCTCCAGCGAGGCAACGCCGTGGAGCAGGACTTCCGCGTGGGCGTCATCACGACGTCGGTCTACCTGCGTGCGTTCTATGATAACCGCGAGCAGCTGACGGATTTTCCCGAGCAGGCGGGGCGGCTGAGGCCGGTCCCTGACGAGCGGGAGCGGCCCACGGCCGAACGCTACCTGGACGAGGGTGATCCGGAGCTGTTGGCGAAGTTCCGCCGCCTGGTGAAGGTGGGGACGAGTGGAAGCGGCCAGGAGACGCCGTTCGAGGCGGTGCGGTTGGCGGTGACGCCGCCGCTGACGACGACGCCGCTGGGCGAGGGAGGAAACGGAGGCTTCCTGCGGGATGGGGCGCGGCTGCTGGTGGTGGTGGTGTCGGACGAGGAGGACTGCAGTTCGACGGAGCGGCCGTCGCCGGTGATCCTGACGGAGGACACGAGCCGGGACTTGTGCAGTGAGCAGTCGGATCGGCTGACGCCGGTGCGGGAGTACGTGCGGATCTTCCGGAACCTGGAGGACGGGACGGGATCGACGCGCGAGGTGCTGTGGGCGACGATTGGCCCGGTGGGGCTGACGGACAAGGCGGTGGGGACGGTGTTGGATCGGACGCCGACGGGGACGTTCGTGCGCAACGTGGACTGCCCGACATCGTATGGGCCCGGTTTCCGGCAGCGGGAGATGGCGTCGCAGTTCGACACGGGGCTGAAGAACCTGGACTCCATCTGCCGGACGAGCTTCCGGGAGACGCTGGTGTCGATCGCGACGTTGGCGAGGACGTCACAGAGCATCGAGGTGGTGAACCTGCCGGACGCGAGGCTGGCGCAGGTGAGGGTGACGAGGGAGGACGGCTCGGTGCAGACGTGCAGCGTGGTGGGGGGAGATCTGACGTACGAGCCGTCCGCGGGGGGGAGGGCGGCGCGGCTGTACTTCCAGTCCTCGTGTCCGCGGATGCCGACGGATCAGAAGCTGGAAGTGAAGCTGCTCTGCGCGAACTGA
- the lon gene encoding endopeptidase La, with product MSDDKKKGSGAAAMPAAMAPPGMINKEDIPQVLPILPLRNSVFFPGGVLPLAVGRQKTIALIKDAVRDDQVIGVVTQRRAEEEDPGASDLYTMGTVARIVKLLKMGEDNYSLVVQGLARFRVMDLVQEAPYLKARVEAVEDRTSAENVEVEALGINLKKLAREVIELMPELPAAATELVESITHPGHLADLIAANVDVPIEEKQAVLETVDLKARMKLVLELLNRKREILKLSNKIDSAVKGEMSKTQREYYLRQQLKAIKEELGEMGEEEEELDELQERLKKAGLPPEVEKVANKELNRLKTIPAASSEYTVARTYLDWIADLPWAKLSEDNLDIENARQTLDKDHFGIKKVKKRILEYLAVRKLKNDMRGPILCLVGPPGVGKTSLGQSIAKAVGRKFVRLSLGGVRDEAEIRGHRRTYVGALPGRFIQSMKKAGTKNPVMMLDEIDKLGADFRGDPSAALLEVLDPEQNNTFSDHYLDVAFDLSKVLFIATANQLDPIPGPLRDRMEIIELSGYTFEEKQSIARIHLVPKQLKEHGLSPDHLTITDEALLTLTTAYTREAGVRNLERRIADLCRAVAVEVAGGKTEKQNVDGNRVKEILGPEMFYSEVAERTEVPGVSTGLAWTAAGGDLLFIEATKMAGKGGMTLTGQLGDVMKESATAALSYLRSKAEVLGINPNFLEKTDLHLHFPAGSIPKDGPSAGVTILTALTSLLTGIRVRGDTAMTGEATLRGLVLPVGGIKEKVLAAHRAGIKRVILPERCRKDLQDVPEQARNEIEFIFATRMDEVLEAALETSPFKTPIAPPEGGEKSVPVQTEQAPEVRA from the coding sequence ATGTCCGACGACAAGAAGAAGGGTTCCGGCGCCGCAGCCATGCCGGCCGCGATGGCGCCTCCGGGGATGATCAACAAGGAGGACATTCCACAGGTCCTGCCGATCCTCCCCCTGCGCAATTCAGTGTTCTTTCCGGGCGGCGTGCTGCCGCTCGCGGTGGGGCGGCAGAAGACGATCGCCCTCATCAAGGACGCGGTGCGTGACGACCAGGTGATCGGCGTCGTCACCCAGCGCCGCGCCGAGGAGGAGGACCCGGGTGCGTCCGACCTCTACACGATGGGCACCGTGGCCCGCATCGTGAAGCTCCTGAAGATGGGCGAGGACAACTACTCCCTCGTCGTCCAGGGTCTGGCGCGCTTCCGCGTCATGGATCTGGTCCAGGAGGCCCCCTACCTCAAGGCCCGCGTGGAGGCGGTCGAGGACCGGACGTCGGCGGAGAACGTCGAGGTCGAGGCCCTGGGCATCAACCTCAAGAAGCTGGCGCGCGAGGTCATCGAGCTGATGCCCGAGCTGCCCGCCGCGGCCACCGAGCTGGTCGAGTCCATCACCCACCCCGGCCACCTGGCGGACCTCATCGCCGCCAACGTGGACGTGCCCATCGAGGAGAAGCAGGCCGTCCTCGAGACCGTGGACCTCAAGGCCCGGATGAAGCTCGTGCTCGAGCTGCTCAACCGCAAGCGCGAGATCCTCAAGCTCTCCAACAAGATCGACTCCGCCGTGAAGGGCGAGATGTCGAAGACCCAGCGCGAGTACTACCTGCGCCAGCAGCTCAAGGCGATCAAGGAAGAGCTCGGCGAGATGGGCGAGGAGGAGGAGGAGCTCGACGAGCTGCAGGAGCGCCTGAAGAAGGCCGGCCTGCCGCCCGAGGTCGAGAAGGTGGCCAACAAGGAGCTCAACCGCCTGAAGACGATTCCGGCGGCCTCCAGCGAGTACACCGTCGCGCGCACCTACCTCGATTGGATCGCCGACCTGCCCTGGGCCAAGCTCAGCGAGGACAACCTCGACATCGAGAACGCCCGGCAGACGCTGGACAAGGATCACTTCGGCATCAAGAAGGTGAAGAAGCGCATCCTGGAGTACCTGGCCGTCCGCAAGCTCAAGAACGACATGCGTGGGCCCATCCTCTGCCTGGTGGGGCCGCCGGGTGTCGGTAAGACGTCGCTGGGTCAGAGCATCGCCAAGGCGGTGGGCCGCAAGTTCGTGCGCCTGTCGCTCGGCGGCGTGCGTGACGAGGCGGAGATCCGTGGCCACCGGCGTACCTACGTCGGCGCGCTGCCGGGCCGGTTCATCCAGAGCATGAAGAAGGCCGGGACCAAGAACCCGGTGATGATGCTCGATGAGATCGACAAGCTCGGCGCGGACTTCCGCGGCGACCCGAGCGCGGCCCTACTCGAGGTGCTGGACCCGGAGCAGAACAACACGTTCAGCGACCACTACCTGGACGTGGCGTTCGACCTGTCCAAGGTGCTCTTCATCGCCACGGCGAACCAGCTGGATCCGATCCCTGGGCCGCTCCGTGACCGCATGGAGATCATCGAGCTGTCCGGCTACACCTTCGAGGAGAAGCAGAGCATCGCGCGCATCCACCTGGTGCCCAAGCAGCTCAAGGAGCACGGGTTGAGCCCGGATCACCTCACCATCACCGACGAGGCGCTGCTCACCCTGACCACCGCGTATACCCGTGAGGCCGGTGTGCGTAACCTCGAGCGGCGCATCGCGGACCTGTGCCGCGCCGTGGCGGTGGAAGTGGCCGGCGGGAAGACCGAGAAGCAGAACGTGGACGGCAACCGGGTGAAGGAGATCCTGGGGCCCGAGATGTTCTACTCGGAAGTCGCCGAGCGCACCGAGGTGCCGGGCGTGTCCACGGGTCTGGCCTGGACGGCGGCCGGTGGAGACCTGCTCTTCATCGAGGCGACCAAGATGGCGGGCAAGGGCGGCATGACGCTCACCGGCCAGCTGGGCGACGTGATGAAGGAGAGCGCCACGGCCGCGCTGAGCTACCTGCGCAGCAAGGCGGAGGTGCTGGGCATCAATCCGAACTTCCTCGAGAAGACGGACCTGCACCTGCACTTCCCCGCGGGCTCCATCCCCAAGGATGGTCCCTCGGCCGGCGTGACGATCCTCACCGCGCTCACCAGCCTCCTCACGGGCATCCGGGTGCGTGGCGATACGGCGATGACGGGCGAGGCCACGCTGCGTGGCCTGGTGCTGCCGGTGGGCGGCATCAAGGAGAAGGTGCTCGCGGCTCACCGCGCGGGCATCAAGCGCGTCATCCTCCCGGAGCGCTGCCGCAAGGATCTCCAGGACGTGCCGGAGCAGGCGAGGAACGAGATCGAGTTCATCTTCGCCACCCGCATGGACGAGGTGCTCGAGGCCGCGCTCGAGACGTCTCCGTTCAAGACGCCGATCGCTCCTCCGGAGGGCGGGGAGAAGTCCGTCCCCGTCCAGACGGAGCAGGCTCCCGAGGTCCGCGCGTAA
- a CDS encoding N-acetylmuramoyl-L-alanine amidase family protein has product MIAAPAPAPESPPRWPAASAPLTVAPVEFPKGFGKKRIYLDAGHGAPGNEGNTSVVCEPEEAHTLRVAEELAKRLEATGHFQVKVSRKAGQRPTYQTRLEEAERWRAQLFVSLHSDARGEARWWQSSLDQVCLRNDTAPGYSVLYADDIAEPLLSQRLTLARALARRMGDAGFLPYSGEDYVGLYAPDSEQPGTFVSRHLPGQRIFVLRKPPMPSVIIETHHALDLEEVARWREERTLEAFAAAVARGLLDAFAPPPGVPPAAQVSTRATLPVP; this is encoded by the coding sequence GTGATCGCCGCTCCCGCCCCGGCGCCGGAGTCCCCACCCCGCTGGCCGGCCGCGAGCGCCCCGCTCACGGTGGCCCCGGTGGAGTTCCCCAAGGGTTTCGGGAAGAAGCGCATCTACCTGGACGCGGGACACGGCGCGCCCGGGAACGAGGGGAACACCTCCGTCGTCTGCGAGCCGGAGGAGGCCCATACGCTCCGGGTAGCCGAGGAGCTCGCGAAACGGCTGGAGGCCACGGGGCACTTCCAGGTGAAGGTGAGCCGGAAGGCCGGGCAGCGGCCCACGTACCAGACCCGGCTCGAGGAGGCCGAGCGCTGGCGGGCGCAGCTCTTCGTGAGCCTCCACTCGGACGCACGCGGGGAGGCGCGCTGGTGGCAGAGCTCGCTGGATCAGGTGTGCCTGAGGAACGACACGGCCCCCGGGTACAGCGTGCTCTACGCGGACGACATCGCCGAGCCCCTGCTCTCCCAACGGCTCACCCTGGCCCGGGCGCTGGCCCGGCGCATGGGGGACGCGGGCTTCCTGCCCTACAGCGGCGAGGACTACGTGGGCCTCTACGCCCCCGACTCCGAGCAGCCAGGGACCTTCGTGAGCCGGCACCTGCCAGGACAGCGCATCTTCGTGCTGCGCAAGCCGCCCATGCCCTCGGTCATCATCGAGACGCACCACGCGCTGGACCTCGAGGAGGTGGCGCGCTGGCGCGAGGAGCGCACCCTGGAGGCCTTCGCGGCGGCGGTGGCCCGGGGGCTGCTGGACGCCTTCGCCCCACCCCCGGGTGTCCCGCCCGCGGCCCAGGTCTCAACCCGTGCCACGCTCCCCGTGCCCTGA